In Doryrhamphus excisus isolate RoL2022-K1 chromosome 7, RoL_Dexc_1.0, whole genome shotgun sequence, one genomic interval encodes:
- the znf414 gene encoding zinc finger protein 414 isoform X1, whose protein sequence is MSHVQTGAENVIKGNRMMCPLHGCKRVYTDATALESHVKDHAIPAQSLNGKVLLCSTVGCSCSFPNMQKLMEHIRLHHKPNLFFMCENCRTKLRSYRGLLTHLHTCSKVPRGKIKPTEQTPLQAGLNTPAHPNPPQLEAMSTPCQTTAAHVPNPDSSLADSTSPPVLVPQFTLSQETFRGGSGLGEEPKSTTHPVQANQ, encoded by the exons ATGTCGCATGTTCAGACCGGTGCCGAAAATGTAATTAAAG GAAACAGAATGATGTGTCCATTGCACGGATGTAAACGTGTGTACACAGACGCCACTGCTTTGGAGAGTCACGTAAAGGACCACGCAATCCCTGCCCAGTCTCTTAATG GTAAAGTCCTCCTCTGCTCCACCGTTGGCTGCAGCTGCTCCTTCCCTAATATGCAGAAACTGATGGAACACATCAGACTTCATCATAAACCCAACTTATTCTTCAT GTGTGAAAATTGCCGCACAAAGTTGAGATCGTACCGTGGGCTCCTGACTCACCTCCACACCTGTTCCAAAGTTCCACGAGGGAAAATCAAGCCCACAGAGCAGACACCCCTTCAAGCAGGTCTAAATACGCCAGCCCATCCAAACCCACCTCAGTTGGAGGCAATGTCCACGCCGTGCCAAACGACCGCTGCCCACGTCCCCAACCCTGACAGCTCTTTGGCTGATAGCACCTCACCCCCCGTCCTCGTTCCACAATTCACATTGAGCCAAGAGACTTTCAGGGGCGGTAGTGGACTCGGAGAAGAACCCAAGTCAACCACTCATCCCGTTCAAGCAAACCAATGA
- the znf414 gene encoding zinc finger protein 414 isoform X2: protein MCVMLCGNRMMCPLHGCKRVYTDATALESHVKDHAIPAQSLNGKVLLCSTVGCSCSFPNMQKLMEHIRLHHKPNLFFMCENCRTKLRSYRGLLTHLHTCSKVPRGKIKPTEQTPLQAGLNTPAHPNPPQLEAMSTPCQTTAAHVPNPDSSLADSTSPPVLVPQFTLSQETFRGGSGLGEEPKSTTHPVQANQ, encoded by the exons ATGTGTGTAATGTTATGCG GAAACAGAATGATGTGTCCATTGCACGGATGTAAACGTGTGTACACAGACGCCACTGCTTTGGAGAGTCACGTAAAGGACCACGCAATCCCTGCCCAGTCTCTTAATG GTAAAGTCCTCCTCTGCTCCACCGTTGGCTGCAGCTGCTCCTTCCCTAATATGCAGAAACTGATGGAACACATCAGACTTCATCATAAACCCAACTTATTCTTCAT GTGTGAAAATTGCCGCACAAAGTTGAGATCGTACCGTGGGCTCCTGACTCACCTCCACACCTGTTCCAAAGTTCCACGAGGGAAAATCAAGCCCACAGAGCAGACACCCCTTCAAGCAGGTCTAAATACGCCAGCCCATCCAAACCCACCTCAGTTGGAGGCAATGTCCACGCCGTGCCAAACGACCGCTGCCCACGTCCCCAACCCTGACAGCTCTTTGGCTGATAGCACCTCACCCCCCGTCCTCGTTCCACAATTCACATTGAGCCAAGAGACTTTCAGGGGCGGTAGTGGACTCGGAGAAGAACCCAAGTCAACCACTCATCCCGTTCAAGCAAACCAATGA